Below is a genomic region from Sorghum bicolor cultivar BTx623 chromosome 9, Sorghum_bicolor_NCBIv3, whole genome shotgun sequence.
CACAACCAACCGCCGCATAGGGGAGGTGATGCATCCCTCCATTTGAGGTAGAGGGGGCTATACGTGGAGACTCGCTATAGGTGAGGGGATGCTTCCCCTTCATTTGAGGGAGAAGGGGGGCTGGGTTTGAGGTAGAAAATTTAGGTATAAGGTATTCAATTGAATGATTAATCTGTGTGAGCCCTCTAGTTTTTTCGGTATTGGGGATGATTTGAGTAATCTGTCGGAGATGCCCTATTTGTGTTCGGATCTGACTACATGCATGATAACTTCAGAGTTTGTGAAAAATATTGGGTTTACATCCATGTCCTGTACTGGGTCCGCCACTAGGATTGAGAAATGACAAGTTGGTCCTTGCTTCTGATCTGGCAGGGGAGCTTCCCCTTTTCTCAAATTTGTAATGCTTAGGCTTTGCTGCCTTTTTTTCTTCTTGATCAAAAAAGTTGTTTCTTAAACATATCCATGCTTTCGTTCATTGTGTGTGGTAAAGACACTCCAGGGGTTCAGCCCTTGTTATTGTTGGAATGCACAGACTAGATCTGTTATTCCCTTAAATTAGCCTCACATGTTATTTTGTAGTAATACATACGTCTTGGTTGTATAATTCTGAACACTGAAGAATAGTGTCGATAAGAAGATTTAGTCGTTGTCATTAGTATTTTTACCAACATGTGCGTACTGTACATGCTTTGTGCATGCCGTTGTCATTGCCAGAATGCACAGACTAGATCTGTTATCCCCTTAAATTAGCTTCACATGTTATTTTGTAGTAATACATGCTTCTTGGTTGTATAATCCTGAACACTAAGAAGATTTACCTTACTATTTACCAACATGTACATACTGTACATGCTTTATGCATGCTGTTTCCTTTATATTTGGTTCACAGTTACATAAGTCTTAGTGATTGCCAATCAAATTTTGAAACCTGCACAACTATGAATGACTGATTTGGACCACCATTTTCCCCACGATTCAGCTGATGCTTTTGGTTGTTGGCCATTGATGATGATTCTATGCGGCATGGTAGTTATTGTTGACATTCCATTTTATTCTAAACAAATGAGAAAAAGGGGGCAAAGCTCATGCCATATTGCCATATGTTTGTTGCGCTAATTATTACTGAATGGGTCAGCAATGCTGGTAGAAGTTTGTTTACTCTATGCAGTGTGAGATTATGATTAGGACCCGTTTGGATCCTATGAATTGAATTCATTCTAATAATTACAATTTagtcatagattaattatggtAATATGAttgtatataaatatatttgtatattaTTGTTAGCCATACAAGGGACATACTTTATATGTTGCATTTCTATTTTAGGGAAGCGAGTTGAAGAGTGTGCTATAAGTTGGAGAGTAGAAATATAGCATGGTGATCTATagaatccatttccatctcccacCCTATGAATTTGAGATAACTTACTTGTGAACTTGGGAAAGTTGTGGAATGtcaaattccaaacaaaataGCCTAATCCATTAAGTAGATTCCAATTCCTCTAAAATGAAGGGATCCAAATGACCCCTTATTTGAATTCGGTCAGAAAGCTGTATTGGGATCTATTTATTGCTACTTTGGTGCCACATCAACACTATTTTTCTATATACCTCGCCAGCGTGGAATTTCCTATATGTTCTGATAAAATGttaaattattgtttaattcATTGCAGTAGCAGCCAGTGGGGTTTCAGCCAGACAACAACCATGAGTCTTGCTTGTCTTGTATGCCATGGCATGAGCAGCCCCTCGAACTCTCTTAGAAGCTACTCAGTGTCAAGTTCAGAGGAGGAAAGCCGATGTGGAGCTGCTGTTGCTTGCTTAGCTCGAAGAGTAACACCAGCTGGAACTTCTAGTGTCGGGACATCAAAAGTGACCCCTTTTCCTCCCATGGTGAGTGGTCAAGTTGGCACAGAGGGCACTCCTCGACTTCAACGCAGCCGTGCTGTGTCCAGGGACCTTGTTAGAGATTGGAACTTCGATGAAGTAATTGTTGCAAATTAGAGTAGCCTTCAACAGTTGTCAGCTGGACTTGTGCTCTACTTATCAGGGAGGAGATTCCTTCATTTGATGTAAATTTTTTCATAGTAGGCGCCTGAAAGTCCATGTTACTATATATCAGTACTTAATGACTTGATGAGAAAACCCTCGAGAGGGATGGTACCTTTCAGGAGCAATACTTCTATTGTTGCCGTTCTATATGATCGTGTACCTCTGTAGTTAGGATAAATGTTTTCAGTGTCTCTTCCTATTTTCAAACATGTATAAGTTGTCATGTACCTTTATGTATATTATGAATGAATCCAATTTCTAATCTCGATCTAGTTCTGAAAACTGAAGTGATGTTTTGGTGTACTGCAATTGATCTTTTAGGTCTACATTTTGTCAGGCAATCAGGCTTGACATGTTGAGTCCGTATTATCTGCTGTAACCCTCTACGGTTAGTTGGTTGGTTACTCAGCACAAATGAAGGCAGAAACAAAGCTTTTGAGCTGGACTTCCCGAATGGTTGAAATGAAGATATACCATGGGATCTTCTCCCGCATTTGATCGTAGAAACACAAAAGGGACGGACATCTTCTGTCTTATCAGACAGTTTTCACACTGCTTTACACTCTGCATCTTCACTAATAACCCTCTCTTTCCCGGGATTGATGTTGAGCCGTGATAACAATTTTGTTCACCTGTTCTCTATTTAAATCTTGAATCTTGATATCCATTTACGCGCATGGCAATACTTGATAAAACTTGTTGCCCTTTTTTTTGCCGGTGTAGTTGTTCCAAAACCTCTTCATAACAGAACATGTGTCATCTCATGGGTTCTTCCATGTGTTTTCCGTAAGAGACTACATAAATTGGTACACAGTATCGGAATGGGCACTttgcccctccccctcccccccctGCATTTGGGCCACGCTCCGCCACTGTTCCTTATCACTTCATGTAAGTTTGAGAACTATCTAAACAAGTAAAAACACAACAAATATCTTGCAGGTAAAAAAAAATCCATTGCAGAGTTTATTTAAATTATAGCAAGTATATCCAATTCTTCAGATACAAACCAAAGCCAAATGACAGCAGAAATAATTTTTCCAAAAAGGGAAGTAGATGGATCCTATTTTACGTCAATTGAATATATTTCCTATGATACAACAATGCAGAAGCCCTGGTCCACAACTGATTAGCGATATGTTGGTTTTGTTAAACAGCAACAGGGGGCTTGAGCAGAGCCATTGCTTCTTTAATCTTTCCCATTGCAGCTTGCAGTGTTGACATAGCTGCAGCATATGAAATGCGAACGCCCTTATCATCGCCAAATGCATCCCCAGGGACAAGTGCAACCTATAATGCAATCAACAATAAGCACTGTAATGTTCTTGTATCTTATACTGATGTTCCCAAAATTGAAGTAAGTTCTTACCTGTGCCTTTTCCAACAGGAACAAACAGAGGGACTCAGAGTCCTTGATGGTACCAAAACCTTCCACCTCAGACCCATAGTATGAGCTGAAGTCGATAAATAAATAGAAGGCTCCCTGTAAACTTGAGAGC
It encodes:
- the LOC8077153 gene encoding uncharacterized protein LOC8077153; amino-acid sequence: MSLACLVCHGMSSPSNSLRSYSVSSSEEESRCGAAVACLARRVTPAGTSSVGTSKVTPFPPMVSGQVGTEGTPRLQRSRAVSRDLVRDWNFDEVIVAN